The Streptomyces sp. HUAS MG91 sequence GCAAGACGCTGTGGCGGCTGTTCGACGGGACGCTCGTCGAGTCGGTCCTCATGCGGTATCCGGACCGAGTGACGATGTGCATCTCGTCGCAGGCCGGGTGCGGGATGAACTGCCCGTTCTGCGCCACCGGGCAGGCCGGTCTCGACCGGAACCTGTCGACCGGCGAGATCGTGCACCAGATCGTCGACGGGATGCGCGCCCTGCGCGACGGGGAGATCCCCGGCGGGCCCGCGCGGCTGTCCAACATCGTGTTCATGGGGATGGGCGAGCCGCTCGCCAACTACAAGCGGGTTGTCGGCGCCATCCGGGCGCTCACCGACCCCGAGCCGGACGGGCTCGGGCTGAGCCAGCGCGGCATCACCGTGTCGACCGTGGGGCTCGTGCCCGCCATCCACCGGTTCGCCGACGAGGGCTTCAAGTGCCGGCTCGCCATCTCGCTGCACGCGCCGGACGACGAGCTGCGCGACACCCTCGTACCGGTCAACACCCGGTGGAAGGTGCGCGAGGTCCTCGACGCCGGGTGGGAGTACGCGGCCAAGTCGGGGCGCCGGCTCTCCATCGAGTACGCGCTCATCCGGGACATCAACGACCAGGCGTGGCGCGGTGACCGGCTCGGGCGGCTGCTCCGCGGCAAGCCTGTGCACGTCAACCTGATCCCGCTGAACCCGACGCCCGGGTCGAAGTGGACGGCGTCGCGGCCCGAGGACGAGAAGGCGTTCGTCGAGGCGATCGCCGCTCACGGGGTGCCCGTGACCGTGCGCGACACCCGCGGTCAGGAGATCGACGGGGCGTGTGGTCAGCTCGCGGCGACCGAGCGGTAGCCTGGCACCCGTACCTCGTACATACACTCGTACATACATCTTCATATTCCGACAGGGGAGCGCCACAGCGCTGAGAGTGCGGTAGCCAGACACATGGTGGGCCGCAGACCCTCTGAACCTTGCCCAGGTCATTCTGGGTAGGAAGTTCGGTCACCACTCAAGCTGTTGCGCCCTGCCCTGAGGCCGTCGAGGCCCCGGGGCAGGGCCGCGTCTCTTCCTGGACACCCCCAGGAGGACATTCAAGTGAGCAAGAAGACATACGTGGCCGTGGCGGTGGGCCTCGGCCTGGTCACGCTGTCCGCGTGCGGGTCGTCATCGGACACCGCGGGCTCGGACGGCGGCTCCAAGACCGTCACGCTGGTCAGCCACGACTCGTGGGCCGTCTCCAAGAGCGTGCTCGCCGACTTCGAGAAGACCTCCGGGTACAAGGTGAGGGTCCTCAAGGACGGCGATGCCGGAGAGGCCGTCAACAAGGCCATCCTGTCCAAGGGCAACCCGCAGGGCGACGTCTTCTTCGGCGTCGACAACACCCTGCTCTCTCGCGCCCTCGACAACGGCGTCTTCGCCTCCTACAAGGCCAAGGGCCTGGACCAGGTGAAGAGCCAGTACCAGCTCGACGCCGGCAAGCACCGGGTCACGCCGATCGACACCGGCGACATCTGCGTCAATTACGACAAGAAGTACTTTGAGGATCATCATCTGACGCCGCCGGCCTCCTTCGCCGACCTCGCCAAGCCCGCGTACAAGGACCTCCTCGTCACCGAGAATGCGGCCACCTCGTCGCCCGGCCTCGGCTTCCTGCTCGGCTCGGCCGCCAAGTACGGCGACGACGGCTGGCAGGCGTACTGGAAGAAGCTCAAGGCCAACGGCGTGAAGGTCGTCGACGGCTGGGAGCAGGCCTACAACGAGGAGTTCAGCGGCAGCGCCGGCGGCAAGAAGGCGGGCGGCGAGCGGCCGCTCGTCGTGAGCTACGCGTCGTCGCCGCCGGTCGAGGCCATCTACTCCGACCCGCAGCCGAAGACCTCGCCGGTCGGCGTGGCGAAGGGGACCTGCTTCCGGCAGATCGAGTTTTCCGGGCTGCTCGACGGCGCGAAGAACGAGAAGGGCGGGCAGGCGCTCGTCGACTTCCTGATCTCCAAGAAGTTCCAGGAGGACATGCCGCTCAACATGTTCGTCGACCCGGTGACGAAGAACGCCACCGCGCCCGCCGCGTACACCAAGTACGCGGTCCCGGTCGAGAACCCCGAGACGATGGCGCCGCGCACGATCGCCGACCACCGTGACGACTGGGTCAAGTCGTGGACCTCGCTCGTACTGAAGTAGGAGGCGGCCGGAAGGCGTTCCACGGGAACGCGGCGCGGCTGGGGCTCATGCTCCTGCCCGTCGTGTTCTTCGCGGTCTTCTTCGCCTATCCCGTCGTCGCGATCGTCGAGCGCGGGCTGCACGTGGACGGCGGCTGGCAGTTCGGGCGGATCACCGAGGTGCTCGGGCAGTCCGACATCCGGCACGTGCTGTGGTTCACCGTGTGGCAGGCGCTCGCCTCGACCGCGCTCACGCTGCTGGTCGCGCTGCCCGGCGCCTACGTCTTCGCCCGCCTCGACTTCCCCGGCAAGCAGGTGCTGCGGGCCGTCGTCACCGTGCCGTTCGTGCTGCCGACCGTCGTCGTCGGCACCGCCTTCCTCGCCCTCCTCGGACAGGGCGGCCTGCTCGACGAACTGTGGGGAGTACGGCTCGACACCACGGTGTGGGCGATCCTGCTCGCGCACGTCTTCTTCAACTACGCCGTCGTCGTACGGACCGTCGGCGGCCTGTGGGCACAGCTCGACCCCCGCCAGGAGGAGGCCGCGCGGATGCTGGGCGCCTCGCGCCTCGCCGCCTGGCGGAAGGTGACGCTGCCCGCGCTCGGGCCCGCCGTCGCGGCCGCCGCGCTGATGGTCTTCCTGTTCACCTTCACCTCGTTCGGCGTCGTGCAGATCCTCGGCGGGCCCGGATTCTCGACGCTGGAGGTCGAGATCTACCGGCAGACCGCGCAGATCTTCGACCTGCCGACCGCCGCCGTGCTCACCCTCGTGCAGTTCGCCGCCGTCGGACTGATCCTCGCCGTGCACGCCTGGACGGTGCGGCGACGGGAGAGCGCCCTGCGGCTCGTCGACGCGTCGCAGACGGCACGGCGGCCGCGCGGCGCCGGGCAGTGGGCCCTGCTGGGCGGGGTCCTCGCGAGCGTCGTCGTCCTGGTCCTGCTCCCGCTGGGCGTACTGGTGCTGCGCTCGCTCGACACGGCGGACGGGTTCGGGTTCGGCTACTACCGGGCGCTGCTCTCGGCCGACGGCGGGACCTTCCTCGTACCGCCCATCAATGCCATCGGGAACTCGCTGGAGTACGCGCTCGCCGCCACCGCCATCGCGCTGCTGATCGGCGGCCTCGCCGCGGCGGCGCTCACCCGGCGCGCGGGGCGGCTCGTGCGCGGGTTCGACGCGCTGCTGATGCTGCCGCTCGGCGTGTCCGCGGTGACCGTCGGATTCGGGTTCCTCATCACCCTCGACAAGCCGCCGCTCGACCTGCGGGCCTCCTGGATCCTGGTGCCGCTGGCCCAGGCGCTGGTGGGCGTGCCCTTCGTCGTGCGGACCATGCTGCCGGTGCTGCGCGCCGTCGACGGGCGGCTGCGGGAGGCCGCCGCCGTGCTCGGCGCCTCGCCGCTGCGGGCCTGGCGCGAGGTCGACCTGCCGATGGTGCGGCGGGCGCTGCTCGTCGCCGCGGGCTTCGCCTTCGCCGTCTCGCTCGGCGAGTTCGGCGCGACCGTGTTCATCGCGCGGCCCGACAACCCGACCCTGCCCGTCGCCGTGGCCCGCCTCCTCGGGCGGGCCGGGGACCTCAACTACGGCCAGGCGATGGCCCTCTCGACGATCCTGATGCTCGTCTGCGCCGTCTGCCTGCTGCTGCTCGAACGCATCCGGCCTGCCAAGGCCACGACCGGGGAGTTCTGATGGCGCCCTCGCCGCAATCGCCGCCGCTGCTGCAACTGGCCGACGCCACCGTACGGTTCGGCGGGCGCGCCGTCCTCGACGCGGTCGGGCTCGAGGTCGCCGAGCACGAGATCGTGTGCGTGCTCGGGCCGAGCGGCAGCGGCAAGTCGACGCTGCTGCGGGCCGTCGCGGGGCTCCAGGACCTCGACGCCGGGCAGGTGCTGCTCGGCGGGCGCGACCAGCGCGGAGTGCCCGCGCACAAGCGGGGCGTGGGCCTGATGTTCCAGGACCACCAGCTGTTCCCGCAGCGCGACGTCGGCGGCAATGTCGCCTTCGGCCTGCGCATGCACGGCGCGCCGAAGAGCGAACAGGGCGACCGTGTACGGGAATTGCTCGCCCTCGTCGGGCTGCCCGGCGCCGAGCGGCGGGCCGTCGCCGCGCTCTCCGGCGGTGAGCAGCAGCGCGTCGCCCTGGCCAGGGCGCTCGCGCCGCGGCCCCGGCTGCTGATGCTGGACGAACCGCTCGGGCAGCTCGACCGGTCGTTGCGGGAGCGGCTCGTCGTCGAACTCCGTGAGCTGTTCGGCGAGCTGGGGACCACCGTGCTCGCCGTCACCCACGACCAGGGGGAGGCGTTCGCGCTGGCCGACCGGGTCGTGGTGATGCGGGACGGGCGGATCGCCCAGTCCGGGACGCCTCTGGAGGTGTGGCAGCGGCCCGCCGACGAGTTCGTGGCGCGCTTCCTCGGCTTCGACAACGTCGTCGCGGCGACCGTCTCCGGGGAGGTCGCCGACACGCCCTGGGGCAAGGTGCCGGTGCCCGCCGGCACGGCGCAGGGCGCCGGACACCTCCTCGTCCGGCCGGCCGGCGTGCGGCTGGTGCCCGCCGACGAGGCACAGGTGACGTGCACGGTGGCCGCCCGCACCTTCCGGGGTACGCACGTCGCGCTGCACCTGCAACCTGCGGACGCGCCCCGCCTCGAGGCGGCGTGCGCGCTGCGGGACGCGCCCGAGGTGGGCGACGAGGTGGGCGTCGCCTTCGACGCCCAGGAGATCGTGGCGCTGGCCGGCCCGGACGTGTAGCGGCCCGGACACGCGAAAGCGGCCGTACCGGGCACCGGTCCTGCTGGTGCCCCGTACGGCCGCCGAGGCGGATCAGGCCTTCGCGCCGCCGCGCTTGCGCAGCGCGAACACCACGCCGCCGCCCGCGACGACCAGCGCCGCCGCGATGCCCGCGAACAGGCCGGTGTTGGAGCTCGCTCCGGTCTCCGCCAGGTTCGAGTCACCCGCCGGGGAGGCCGAGTTGGCGGGGGCCGGGGCCGCCGAGGTGGAGGTCGAAGCGCTCGGCTTCGCCGACTCGGCCGGCTTCGACGGAGCCGGGGAGGACGCCGGCGGAGTCGAGGCCGGCGGGGTCGGCTTCTCGGTGGCGCACGCCGTGGCGGGCGTGGTGACGCCGCCCTTGATGTCCTCGTCGACGTTGTACTTGTCCGTCTTGACGTGGATGCGGTACGTCGCGTTCGGCGCCCAGTTCTCTTCGAACGTGATGGTGGCGCCCTCGCCGGTGCCCTTGACGACCTGCGAACCGATCTCCTTCTCCGAGCCGTTCGACTGGAGGTAGACGGTGACGGTCGCCGGGGTGCCCGAGCTGTCCTTGTCGGTGACGGTGATGACGCCCTTGTCGCCGGTGCAGCTCGCCGCAGCGGTGAACTCGGAGATGTTGCACGCGGACGCGGTGCCCGCGGCACCGACGGCCAGCACGGTCGCGGCGCACGCGACACCGGCGATACGTCCGGCACGGCCGGATATACGGGAGGAAAGGGAGGGGGGTACGGACACTGTTGTCCTTCACGGGATCTTGTCGAGATGACGGGGGTGCTGTGGGACCGCACGCGGCTATCGCCACGGAACCCCCACGGTCACCTCACGTTTACAAGTGCACGTGACGCAACGTCAATGCACAAACTGGGCACAGCAGTCAGTCTTGACCCGCGCTTGACCCGGCGATCCGTTTCAACGCCTCGCCGGCCTCCTCGACCGTGTCGACGAGCGCGATCCGTGACTCCATCGAGCGGCCCCGCGCGAGCGCCTGGAGCAACGGCCACGCCGGCAGCTCCTCCGTCCAGTGCGCGCGGCCGACCAGGACCATCGGCGTGGGCTCGCCCCGCGACTCGTAGTAGTTCGGGGTGGCGTTGTCGAAGATCTCCTGGACGGTGCCGGCCGCGCCGGGCAGGAAGATCACGCCCGCGTTGGAGCGGGCGAGCAGCCCGTCCTCGCGGGTGGCGTTCGCGAAGTACTTGGCGAGGTGCGAGGCGAACGGGTTGGGCGGCTCGTGGCCGTAGAACCAGGTGGGGATGCCGACCGAGGAACCGCCGTCCGGCCAGCGGTCGCGCACCTCGAAGGCGGCCCTGGCCCATTCGGTGACCGAGGGCGTGAACGACGGGCATTTCGCTACGAGTTGGAGCGCTTCGGTGAGCATCGGGTCGTCGAACGGGGCCGCGTACGCGCCCAGGTTCGCCGCCTCCATCGCGCCCGGGCCGCCGCCGGTGGCCACGGTGAGTCCGGCGCGGGCGAGTGTCCGGCCCAGGCGGGCCGCGCCCTCGTACGCCTCCGTGCCGCGCGCCATCGCGTGCCCGCCCATGACGCCCACCACCCGCGCCCCGGTGAGGAGTTCGTCGAGCGCGTCGGAGACCGAGTCGTCGTGCACGGCGCGCAGCATCGAGGCGAAGACGTCGCCGTCGGCCTTGGTGCGCTGGAACCAGTCGTAGGCGCGGGCGTCGGGAGTCGCCTCGTACCCCTCCTCCGAGGCCAGCCCCGCGAAGAGTTCACCGGGCGCGTAGACATGGCCGCGGTACGGGTCGAAGGGCAGGCCGGGGACGGGCGGGAAGACGAGGGCGCCGCGCGCTCTGACGCGCGCGGCGGCCTCCGGCTCCATCGGGCAGCCGAGGAATATGGCGCCCTGGACGTCGGCGTCCAGCAGGGTGGACGTACGGGCCGTCAGGTCGACGGCCTGGACGCGGTGTCCGGTGAGGCTGCCGCCGTCCGCGGTCACCCGGTCGAACTCGGCGAGCGTCTCGATCTCGTGGTCGGTCGTGGTGCTGGGCAGGGCGGGATCAGTGGGTGTCGACACCCGCCCACCTTAAGCACCGTCCGGCGCGCGGCAGTTGGTCAGCCCTCGACGACCGACGGGTCCATCCACGTGATCTCGAAGGTGTGGCCGTCGATGTCGTCGAAGGAGCGGCCGTACATGAACCCGTGGTCCTGCTTCTCGCCGGTCTCGGTGCCGCCCGCGGCGATCGCCTTCTCGACCAGCTCGTCGACCTTCTCGCGGCTCTCGGCGCTCAGACACAGCAGCACCTCGCTGCTGGTGGTCGAGTCGATGATGGACTTGTGGGTGAAGCCCGCGTACTTCTCCTTGGTCATCACCATCAGGACGATGGTGTCGCTGACGACCACGGCGGACGCGGTGTCGTCGGTGAACTGCTGGTTGATGGTGAAGCCCAGCTCCGTGAAGAACTTCTTGGCGGCGTCCAGGTCGCTCACGGCCAGATTCACGAAGATCATCTGCTGGTACATGGGGTGTCCGTCGCCTTCGGTGAGTTGGTTGGTGCCCTGTGCTGAGTTAGACGGGCGCCCGGGGCGAAACTCATCGCGCGATCAGCGGAATCGCCGAAAGTTCCGCCACGGCCCAGGTCAGGGGCGTGAAGAGGGCGAACAGCGCGCCCGCCCGCAGGGCCGCGGCGCCGCGCAGCATCGTCGCGGGGGCGCCGAGGCGCAGCAGCGCCGCCGTCGTGTCCCTGCGGGCCTGGCGGGCCTCGACGGCGGCCGTGAGCAGCGTGGCCACGGCGCAGCCGACGACCAGCACCGAGCCGAGCGTGGACAGCGGGCCCAGCTCGGGGCCCGCGCTCGCGTACAGGGCGACCGCCGCGTACGTGCCGGAGGCGACGGCGCACACGACGCCGAGCGGCGCCCCGATGCGCCGCGCCTCCTCCTGGAGCACGCGCCCGGCGAGCAGCCGCACCGCGCCCGGCCGCACGGCCTGGAGGGCGCGCCCGCAGTGGTAGGTGAGGGCCGGCCCGGCGAGGGCGAGCCCGAGCGCGGTCAGCGCCCAGCCGGCGAGCACCCCGGAGGAGGAGCCGCCGAGGCCGCCCGGCATGGGGAAGCCGCGGTCGCCCCGGGCGTGCGAGGCGTAGGTCTCCACGGCGAGTCCGGCGGCGAGCAGCGCGATGCCCCAGGGCAGTCCGGTGGGCGCGGGGGACGGTTCGCGCAGTTCGTCCTCGGCGTCCGTGCCGCCCGGCTTCGTGGCCTGCGGGCGCAGTACGACGGCCGAGGCCGCCGACGCCGCGACCGGCACGAAGGTGAGCAGGGTGAGCGCGGCGGCCAGCGGCAGCGGCTTGCTCGCGGCGAGCAGGTCGCGGGCGGCGCCGTCGAACGGCAGCCCCGACAGATCGCCCCGCAGGTGCAGGAAGAACAGCAGCGCCAGCATCGAGCCCAGCGTGCAGGCGATCGCGGTGGAGATCGCCGAGAGCAGGGTGAGCCGGGCCGGGCCGAGGCCGACCGCCGACAGGCCCGTGCGCGGTTTCGTGCCGGGGTCGGAGCGGGCCACGGCGACCGCGAAGTACACGGTGGCGGCCAGCGGGATCGCGCACCAGGCCAGGCGCAGCAGGGAGCCGCCGGAGGCGTCGGGGTGGCCCATCGCGTAGCCGAGCGTGCACAGCAGCAGGAAGCCGGTGCCGCCCGAGGCGGCGGCGACCAGCAGTCTGCGCAGCTGGACCAGGGGATGGGCGCCGCGGGCTAGACGGAGACTGAGCACGCGGCCCGGCCCTCCGTCTCTTTCGGGTCCTTCGGATCGTTCGGGTCCGCGGGCCCGGCCGGCAGGTGCACGGTGGTGACCCGGCGTCCGTCGAGCAGCGACACCGTGCGGTCGGCGAGCGCGCTGACCTCGCTGTCGTGCGTGGCCAGGACGACGGTGATGGCGTGCGAGCGGGCCGCCGCCGTCAGCGTGCGCAGGACGTGCGCGCGGTCGGCGCGGTGCAGGGTCGCCGTCGGCTCGTCGGCGAAGACCACGTCGGGCGCGTGCACCAGGGCGCGGGCGATGGCGACGCGCTGCCGCTCGGCCATGGTGAGGGTGTGCGGGCGCTTGCGGGCGAGCTGGCCGACGTCGAGCCGGTCCAGCCACTCGTGGGCGGCGGTCTTGGCGGGCCGGCGCCCGGTGCCGCGCAGCATCAGCGGGAGGGCGGTGTTCTCCCACACGTTCAGCTCGGGGACCAGGACGGGCTCCGGGTCGATCCAGCCGAACCGGTCGCGCCGCAGACGCTCCCGTACGAGGGCACCCATGGTGTGCACGGGGGCGCTGTTGAACCACACCTCCCCGCCCCGGTCGGGCAGCAGCTGGCCCGACAGGCACTGCAGGAGCGTCGTCTTGCCGGCACCGCGCGGGCCGGTGACGGCGAGGATCTCGCCTTCGCGGACACCGAGGGAGACCCCGGTGAGCGCGGGCGAGCCGCTGTGGGAGAAGTGCAGGGCGCGGGCCCAGAGCACATCGTTGTCCGGCGGGGCCACCATGGCGTACACCTCGGTTCAGATCAGTTGCCTTCCCCCGTACGAGGGAACGAAGGCGAGGCCGATCGGTCACGAGCACGCTAGGTATCTCATAGGGCCGCCGGGGAAAAAGACGCGGCCCGGCCGCGCCCATCTCACTCGGATGGGGCAGCCGGGCCGTTGCCCGAAGCAGGATCAGATCTTCGTCCAGGCCTCCGTGAGGACCTGGCGGATGATCCCCTCGATCTCGTCGAACGTGGACTGGTCCGAGATCAGCGGCGGCGAGAGCTGGATGACCGGGTCGCCACGGTCGTCGGCGCGGCAGTACAGGCCGTACTCGAAGAGCTTCTTCGACACGTAGCCGTAGAGGATCCGCTCCGACTCCTCGTCGGTGAAGG is a genomic window containing:
- the rlmN gene encoding 23S rRNA (adenine(2503)-C(2))-methyltransferase RlmN — protein: MPKPGELTFVAPRGAKKPPRHLADLTPAERKEAVAAIGEKPFRAKQLSTHYFARYAHDPEQWTDIPAASREKLREALLPELMTVVRHLSTDQDTTRKTLWRLFDGTLVESVLMRYPDRVTMCISSQAGCGMNCPFCATGQAGLDRNLSTGEIVHQIVDGMRALRDGEIPGGPARLSNIVFMGMGEPLANYKRVVGAIRALTDPEPDGLGLSQRGITVSTVGLVPAIHRFADEGFKCRLAISLHAPDDELRDTLVPVNTRWKVREVLDAGWEYAAKSGRRLSIEYALIRDINDQAWRGDRLGRLLRGKPVHVNLIPLNPTPGSKWTASRPEDEKAFVEAIAAHGVPVTVRDTRGQEIDGACGQLAATER
- a CDS encoding thiamine ABC transporter substrate-binding protein, which gives rise to MSKKTYVAVAVGLGLVTLSACGSSSDTAGSDGGSKTVTLVSHDSWAVSKSVLADFEKTSGYKVRVLKDGDAGEAVNKAILSKGNPQGDVFFGVDNTLLSRALDNGVFASYKAKGLDQVKSQYQLDAGKHRVTPIDTGDICVNYDKKYFEDHHLTPPASFADLAKPAYKDLLVTENAATSSPGLGFLLGSAAKYGDDGWQAYWKKLKANGVKVVDGWEQAYNEEFSGSAGGKKAGGERPLVVSYASSPPVEAIYSDPQPKTSPVGVAKGTCFRQIEFSGLLDGAKNEKGGQALVDFLISKKFQEDMPLNMFVDPVTKNATAPAAYTKYAVPVENPETMAPRTIADHRDDWVKSWTSLVLK
- a CDS encoding iron ABC transporter permease, with product MDLARTEVGGGRKAFHGNAARLGLMLLPVVFFAVFFAYPVVAIVERGLHVDGGWQFGRITEVLGQSDIRHVLWFTVWQALASTALTLLVALPGAYVFARLDFPGKQVLRAVVTVPFVLPTVVVGTAFLALLGQGGLLDELWGVRLDTTVWAILLAHVFFNYAVVVRTVGGLWAQLDPRQEEAARMLGASRLAAWRKVTLPALGPAVAAAALMVFLFTFTSFGVVQILGGPGFSTLEVEIYRQTAQIFDLPTAAVLTLVQFAAVGLILAVHAWTVRRRESALRLVDASQTARRPRGAGQWALLGGVLASVVVLVLLPLGVLVLRSLDTADGFGFGYYRALLSADGGTFLVPPINAIGNSLEYALAATAIALLIGGLAAAALTRRAGRLVRGFDALLMLPLGVSAVTVGFGFLITLDKPPLDLRASWILVPLAQALVGVPFVVRTMLPVLRAVDGRLREAAAVLGASPLRAWREVDLPMVRRALLVAAGFAFAVSLGEFGATVFIARPDNPTLPVAVARLLGRAGDLNYGQAMALSTILMLVCAVCLLLLERIRPAKATTGEF
- a CDS encoding ABC transporter ATP-binding protein, whose amino-acid sequence is MAPSPQSPPLLQLADATVRFGGRAVLDAVGLEVAEHEIVCVLGPSGSGKSTLLRAVAGLQDLDAGQVLLGGRDQRGVPAHKRGVGLMFQDHQLFPQRDVGGNVAFGLRMHGAPKSEQGDRVRELLALVGLPGAERRAVAALSGGEQQRVALARALAPRPRLLMLDEPLGQLDRSLRERLVVELRELFGELGTTVLAVTHDQGEAFALADRVVVMRDGRIAQSGTPLEVWQRPADEFVARFLGFDNVVAATVSGEVADTPWGKVPVPAGTAQGAGHLLVRPAGVRLVPADEAQVTCTVAARTFRGTHVALHLQPADAPRLEAACALRDAPEVGDEVGVAFDAQEIVALAGPDV
- a CDS encoding LAETG motif-containing sortase-dependent surface protein produces the protein MSVPPSLSSRISGRAGRIAGVACAATVLAVGAAGTASACNISEFTAAASCTGDKGVITVTDKDSSGTPATVTVYLQSNGSEKEIGSQVVKGTGEGATITFEENWAPNATYRIHVKTDKYNVDEDIKGGVTTPATACATEKPTPPASTPPASSPAPSKPAESAKPSASTSTSAAPAPANSASPAGDSNLAETGASSNTGLFAGIAAALVVAGGGVVFALRKRGGAKA
- a CDS encoding LOG family protein codes for the protein MSTPTDPALPSTTTDHEIETLAEFDRVTADGGSLTGHRVQAVDLTARTSTLLDADVQGAIFLGCPMEPEAAARVRARGALVFPPVPGLPFDPYRGHVYAPGELFAGLASEEGYEATPDARAYDWFQRTKADGDVFASMLRAVHDDSVSDALDELLTGARVVGVMGGHAMARGTEAYEGAARLGRTLARAGLTVATGGGPGAMEAANLGAYAAPFDDPMLTEALQLVAKCPSFTPSVTEWARAAFEVRDRWPDGGSSVGIPTWFYGHEPPNPFASHLAKYFANATREDGLLARSNAGVIFLPGAAGTVQEIFDNATPNYYESRGEPTPMVLVGRAHWTEELPAWPLLQALARGRSMESRIALVDTVEEAGEALKRIAGSSAGQD
- a CDS encoding VOC family protein, translating into MYQQMIFVNLAVSDLDAAKKFFTELGFTINQQFTDDTASAVVVSDTIVLMVMTKEKYAGFTHKSIIDSTTSSEVLLCLSAESREKVDELVEKAIAAGGTETGEKQDHGFMYGRSFDDIDGHTFEITWMDPSVVEG
- a CDS encoding ATP-binding cassette domain-containing protein — encoded protein: MVAPPDNDVLWARALHFSHSGSPALTGVSLGVREGEILAVTGPRGAGKTTLLQCLSGQLLPDRGGEVWFNSAPVHTMGALVRERLRRDRFGWIDPEPVLVPELNVWENTALPLMLRGTGRRPAKTAAHEWLDRLDVGQLARKRPHTLTMAERQRVAIARALVHAPDVVFADEPTATLHRADRAHVLRTLTAAARSHAITVVLATHDSEVSALADRTVSLLDGRRVTTVHLPAGPADPNDPKDPKETEGRAACSVSV